One stretch of Pandoraea oxalativorans DNA includes these proteins:
- the kdpE gene encoding two-component system response regulator KdpE yields MSEPTINIVVIEDERQIRRFLRTSLEAEGMVVHEAEAGRQGMVEAATRKPDLLIVDLGLPDIDGVEVIREVRSWTDMPIIVLSARNEEAEKVVALDVGADDYLTKPFGVSELLARIRAQLRRHHRGGNSETLDEAFAFGDINIDLARRKVTRAGEPVHLTPIEYRLLVTLVRHAGRVLTHRQLLKEVWGPSHVESNHYLRIYMGHLRQKLEADPAQPQHILTETGVGYRLEVDANG; encoded by the coding sequence ATGAGTGAACCGACCATCAACATCGTGGTGATTGAGGACGAACGCCAGATCCGGCGGTTTCTGCGCACGTCGCTCGAAGCCGAAGGCATGGTCGTGCATGAGGCGGAAGCCGGACGGCAGGGCATGGTCGAGGCGGCCACGCGCAAGCCCGACTTGCTGATCGTCGATCTGGGGTTGCCGGATATCGACGGCGTGGAGGTCATTCGCGAAGTCCGTAGCTGGACCGACATGCCGATTATCGTGCTGTCGGCGCGCAACGAGGAAGCGGAGAAAGTCGTCGCACTCGATGTCGGGGCCGACGATTATCTGACGAAGCCGTTCGGGGTGTCGGAACTGCTCGCACGCATTCGCGCGCAACTGCGACGGCATCATCGCGGCGGCAATTCCGAGACGCTCGACGAAGCGTTCGCGTTCGGCGACATCAACATCGATCTTGCCCGCCGCAAGGTGACGCGCGCAGGTGAACCGGTGCACCTGACCCCCATCGAATATCGGCTGCTGGTCACGCTCGTGCGTCATGCGGGGCGGGTGCTCACGCATCGTCAGTTGCTCAAGGAGGTGTGGGGGCCGTCGCACGTCGAGAGCAATCACTACTTGCGTATCTACATGGGGCACCTGCGGCAGAAGCTGGAAGCCGACCCCGCGCAGCCGCAGCACATCCTGACCGAGACGGGCGTGGGCTACCGACTTGAGGTGGACGCGAACGGCTGA
- a CDS encoding group II truncated hemoglobin — MTTENSSENIRQAAAADDEAQDTQAQPTAFSLLGGEARVRELVDRFYDLMDLEPEFAGIRAMHPASLDGSRDKLFWFLCGWLGGPNHYIERFGHPMLRARHLPFPIASSERDQWLRCMALAMQDIHVEGTLQERLMQAFYGTADWMRNKAG; from the coding sequence ATGACGACCGAAAACTCCTCCGAAAACATCCGTCAGGCTGCTGCGGCAGACGACGAAGCGCAAGACACGCAGGCACAGCCGACGGCCTTTTCCCTGCTCGGCGGCGAGGCGCGCGTGCGCGAACTCGTCGACCGTTTTTACGACCTGATGGACCTTGAACCCGAGTTTGCGGGCATTCGCGCGATGCATCCGGCGTCGCTCGACGGCTCACGCGACAAGCTCTTCTGGTTCCTGTGCGGTTGGCTGGGCGGGCCGAACCATTACATCGAGCGATTCGGCCACCCGATGCTTCGCGCGCGCCACCTGCCGTTCCCGATCGCATCGAGCGAGCGCGACCAGTGGCTGCGCTGCATGGCGCTCGCCATGCAGGACATCCACGTGGAAGGCACGCTGCAGGAACGCCTGATGCAGGCGTTTTACGGCACGGCCGACTGGATGCGGAATAAGGCGGGTTAA
- the sugE gene encoding quaternary ammonium compound efflux SMR transporter SugE encodes MAWILLVCAGFLEVAWAVGLKYTQGFSRLVPSVFTIVSMVGSVWLLALAVRTLPLGTAYAIWTGIGAVGAFVLGIVLFGESASAARIASVTLILAGLVGLKLTAA; translated from the coding sequence ATGGCCTGGATTCTTCTGGTTTGTGCCGGTTTTCTTGAAGTGGCGTGGGCCGTCGGGCTCAAGTACACCCAAGGCTTTTCGCGTCTTGTCCCCTCCGTATTCACCATTGTGTCGATGGTCGGCAGCGTCTGGCTGCTGGCCCTCGCCGTGCGCACGTTGCCGCTCGGCACCGCTTACGCCATCTGGACGGGCATCGGCGCCGTCGGCGCGTTCGTCCTTGGGATCGTGCTGTTCGGCGAGTCGGCGTCCGCCGCCCGCATCGCGAGCGTCACGCTCATTCTCGCCGGGCTGGTCGGGCTGAAGCTGACGGCGGCGTGA
- a CDS encoding DUF4126 domain-containing protein, producing the protein MLESIALGAGLSWGSGLRLYLTVFCAGLAARFGWLHLPPTLAVLASTWVIATAGVLAAIEFFADKIPFVDSAWDAVHTFIRIPAGIVLGAAALGQTDPAVTVLAGLAGGALAGTAHLAKAGSRALINTSPEPFSNVAASAGEDVSTVGGLALAFFLPAVFLLMLLLFVVLAWWWLPRVWRGWRSLLARVKGLRNDGVH; encoded by the coding sequence ATGCTTGAATCGATTGCGCTCGGCGCAGGGCTGTCCTGGGGCAGCGGCCTGCGGTTGTACCTGACGGTGTTCTGCGCGGGGCTGGCGGCGCGTTTCGGGTGGCTGCACTTGCCGCCTACGCTCGCCGTGCTGGCGTCGACGTGGGTGATCGCTACGGCGGGCGTGCTGGCCGCCATCGAGTTCTTCGCGGACAAGATCCCCTTTGTCGACAGCGCGTGGGACGCCGTGCACACTTTCATCCGGATTCCGGCGGGGATCGTGCTGGGCGCGGCGGCGCTGGGTCAGACCGATCCGGCCGTGACCGTGCTGGCCGGACTGGCGGGCGGGGCGTTAGCAGGCACGGCGCATCTGGCCAAGGCGGGCAGCCGCGCGCTGATCAATACGTCGCCGGAACCTTTCTCGAATGTCGCGGCCTCAGCCGGCGAAGATGTCTCCACGGTGGGCGGACTGGCGCTGGCGTTTTTCCTTCCCGCCGTTTTTCTCCTGATGTTGTTGCTGTTCGTCGTGTTGGCTTGGTGGTGGTTGCCGCGCGTCTGGCGCGGTTGGCGCTCGTTGCTGGCGCGGGTCAAAGGATTGAGGAACGATGGGGTTCACTGA
- a CDS encoding sensor histidine kinase, which produces MERPDPDELLGKLQRDEAREQRGRLKIFFGASAGVGKTFAMLQAARKLSDEGTDVVVGVLETHGREETARLLEGLEVLPQKTLEYRGRVLREFDLDGMLVRKPAVALIDELAHANVAGERHLKRWQDVHELLDAGIDVYTTLNVQHLERLNDVVGQITGIRVWETIPDRVFDLADEVKLVDLPPDELLERMREGKVYMAAQAERAVRNFFRKGNLIALRELALRRTADRVDAQMREYRADQSISQVWQARERLLVAIGPGPEGVALVRAAARLAASLRADWLAVHVETPAMLRQATARRESVYATLKLAHELGAETLTLDGAGAATTLLAYAQMRNVSKLVIGASGAPRWWTAHTPLHEQLLRHARGVDVVLIGPAAGDRSAENRVVRGDWRDWFETAPELGLVGGPWRAYAWAVGICGAVSLAAAELTSFLDLANIAMLYLLGVIVAAMRLGRGPGVLASFLSVVAFDFFFVPPKMSLSVSDTQYLLTFAVMLTVALVISHLTTSLRFQARLATWRERRTGAVYAMARELAAALTTPQIIEIGSRHVREVFQARVALLLPDSQSSVRQPVENAREETMPAHIDTDVAQWVYDRQQAAGRGTNTLPGSDAYYLPLRAPMRTRGVLVVAPESGGGAIGTPEQQRLLDTFAAQIALALERVHYVEIAQDALVTMESERLRNSLLSAISHDLRTPLTSIVGFASMLSRNAQTPGPLRIDLVDAIHEEAQRMTGLVTNLLDMAKLEGGGVQLNRQWQMLEEVVGTSLRACRRVLADHEVTTRLPADLPLLRFDAVLLERLFANLLENAAKYSPAGSHIEIAARVLGEEVEVSVSDDGPGLSPGMEGRIFEKFMRGEKESAKPGIGLGLAICRAIVEAHGGKIHATNVPDGHGARFIFTLPMETPPVPPDVAEGIDADVAESGDGEPAAEVSDAPDAPDANVTKQHE; this is translated from the coding sequence ATGGAACGCCCCGATCCCGACGAATTGCTTGGCAAGCTGCAGCGCGACGAAGCGCGCGAGCAGCGTGGCCGTCTGAAGATATTCTTCGGCGCTTCCGCCGGTGTGGGCAAAACGTTTGCGATGCTGCAGGCCGCGCGCAAGTTGAGCGATGAAGGCACCGACGTGGTCGTCGGTGTGCTGGAGACGCATGGCCGGGAAGAAACGGCGCGCCTGCTCGAAGGGCTGGAAGTCCTGCCGCAGAAGACGCTCGAATATCGCGGCCGTGTGCTGCGTGAGTTCGATCTCGACGGCATGCTCGTGCGCAAACCGGCCGTCGCACTCATCGACGAACTCGCGCATGCGAATGTCGCAGGCGAGCGGCACCTCAAGCGCTGGCAGGACGTGCACGAACTGCTCGATGCGGGCATCGACGTCTACACCACGCTCAACGTGCAGCATCTCGAACGGTTAAACGACGTGGTCGGCCAGATTACCGGCATCCGTGTCTGGGAGACGATTCCCGACCGCGTATTCGATCTGGCGGACGAAGTGAAGCTGGTCGATTTGCCGCCCGACGAATTGCTCGAACGCATGCGTGAGGGCAAGGTGTACATGGCGGCACAGGCGGAGCGCGCCGTGCGCAATTTTTTCCGCAAAGGTAACCTCATCGCGCTGCGCGAACTGGCGTTGCGTCGCACGGCGGATCGCGTGGACGCGCAGATGCGCGAGTACCGTGCGGACCAGTCGATCAGTCAGGTCTGGCAGGCGCGCGAGCGTTTGCTCGTGGCGATCGGGCCGGGGCCGGAAGGCGTGGCGCTGGTGCGCGCGGCCGCGCGGCTGGCGGCGAGTCTGCGCGCCGACTGGCTGGCGGTGCATGTGGAAACACCGGCGATGCTGCGTCAGGCGACGGCCCGTCGCGAGAGCGTCTATGCCACGCTCAAACTGGCGCACGAACTGGGCGCAGAAACGCTCACGCTGGACGGGGCGGGCGCCGCGACGACGCTGCTGGCCTATGCGCAGATGCGCAACGTCTCGAAGCTGGTGATCGGCGCGAGCGGTGCGCCGCGCTGGTGGACGGCGCACACGCCATTGCATGAACAATTGCTGCGTCATGCACGCGGGGTCGACGTGGTGCTGATCGGGCCGGCTGCCGGCGACCGGTCGGCCGAGAATCGGGTGGTGCGCGGCGATTGGCGCGACTGGTTCGAGACGGCCCCGGAACTGGGGCTCGTCGGTGGCCCGTGGCGGGCGTATGCGTGGGCCGTCGGCATCTGCGGCGCGGTGTCGCTGGCGGCGGCCGAACTGACGTCGTTCCTCGATCTCGCCAACATCGCCATGCTGTATCTGCTGGGCGTAATCGTCGCAGCGATGCGGCTGGGGCGTGGGCCGGGGGTACTCGCGTCGTTCCTCTCGGTGGTCGCGTTCGATTTCTTCTTCGTGCCGCCGAAGATGTCGCTGTCGGTCTCCGACACCCAGTATTTGCTGACGTTTGCCGTCATGCTGACCGTCGCGCTGGTCATCAGCCACCTGACGACGAGCTTGCGGTTTCAGGCGCGTCTTGCCACCTGGCGGGAGCGGCGCACCGGCGCGGTGTATGCGATGGCGCGCGAACTGGCGGCGGCGCTCACCACGCCGCAGATCATCGAGATCGGCTCGCGTCACGTGCGCGAAGTGTTTCAGGCGCGCGTGGCATTGTTGCTGCCGGACAGTCAGAGCAGCGTGCGTCAGCCGGTAGAGAATGCGCGGGAAGAGACCATGCCCGCGCATATCGATACGGATGTCGCCCAGTGGGTGTACGACCGTCAGCAGGCGGCGGGGCGGGGGACGAATACGCTGCCCGGATCGGACGCTTACTATCTGCCGCTGCGCGCGCCGATGCGCACGCGCGGGGTGCTGGTCGTCGCCCCCGAGTCGGGCGGCGGGGCTATCGGCACGCCGGAACAGCAACGTCTGCTCGATACGTTTGCGGCGCAAATCGCATTGGCACTGGAGCGCGTGCACTACGTCGAAATCGCACAGGACGCGCTGGTGACGATGGAGTCGGAACGCCTGCGCAATTCGCTGCTCTCCGCCATCTCGCATGACTTGCGCACGCCGCTCACCTCCATCGTCGGATTTGCGAGCATGCTCAGCCGCAACGCGCAGACACCCGGGCCACTGCGTATCGATCTCGTCGACGCCATTCATGAAGAAGCACAGCGCATGACGGGGCTCGTGACGAATCTGCTCGACATGGCGAAGTTGGAAGGCGGTGGCGTTCAGCTCAATCGTCAATGGCAGATGCTGGAGGAAGTGGTGGGCACGTCGCTGCGCGCTTGCCGTCGTGTGCTCGCGGATCATGAAGTGACGACACGCTTGCCTGCCGATCTGCCGTTACTGCGCTTCGATGCGGTGCTGCTGGAGCGCCTCTTTGCCAACCTGCTCGAGAACGCCGCGAAGTATTCGCCTGCGGGCTCGCACATCGAGATCGCGGCACGTGTGCTCGGCGAGGAAGTCGAGGTGAGCGTGAGCGACGACGGTCCCGGTTTGTCGCCAGGCATGGAAGGCCGCATCTTCGAGAAGTTCATGCGCGGTGAGAAGGAGTCTGCCAAGCCCGGCATCGGCCTGGGGCTGGCGATCTGCCGCGCCATTGTCGAAGCGCACGGCGGTAAAATCCACGCCACCAATGTCCCTGACGGCCACGGGGCACGTTTCATCTTTACCCTGCCGATGGAAACACCGCCGGTGCCGCCGGACGTCGCCGAAGGCATCGATGCCGATGTCGCCGAGTCAGGCGATGGGGAACCCGCGGCTGAAGTCTCCGACGCACCCGATGCGCCTGACGCAAACGTGACGAAACAACATGAGTGA
- the kdpC gene encoding potassium-transporting ATPase subunit KdpC translates to MKTLLRPMLSLFVVLSVITGLVYPLVVTGIGRAAFSREAAGSLIYKDGKAVGSSLIGQNFDEPKYFWGRLSATSPNPNNATASGGSNFGALNPALTDAVKARIAALRDADPSAQLPVPADLVTASGSGLDPEISPAAADYQVARVAKARGLTPDVVRDLIARNTQGRQWGIFGEPRVNVLKLNLALDGLARGAV, encoded by the coding sequence ATGAAAACCCTCTTGCGCCCGATGTTGAGCCTGTTTGTGGTGCTCTCGGTCATCACCGGGCTGGTGTATCCGCTGGTCGTGACCGGCATCGGCCGCGCGGCGTTCTCGCGCGAAGCGGCCGGTAGCCTGATCTACAAGGACGGCAAAGCTGTCGGGTCGTCGCTGATCGGTCAGAACTTCGACGAACCGAAGTACTTCTGGGGCCGTCTGTCGGCCACCTCGCCGAATCCTAACAACGCGACGGCGTCGGGCGGCTCGAACTTCGGTGCGCTCAACCCGGCGCTGACGGATGCGGTGAAGGCGCGCATCGCCGCGCTGCGTGACGCCGACCCGAGCGCTCAACTGCCGGTGCCTGCCGATCTCGTGACGGCGTCGGGCAGCGGGCTCGACCCGGAAATCAGCCCGGCGGCGGCCGACTATCAGGTCGCGCGCGTGGCCAAGGCCCGCGGGCTGACGCCGGACGTCGTGCGCGACCTGATTGCGCGCAACACGCAAGGCCGTCAGTGGGGAATTTTCGGAGAACCCCGGGTGAATGTTCTGAAGCTTAACCTGGCATTGGACGGGTTGGCACGCGGCGCTGTCTGA
- the kdpB gene encoding potassium-transporting ATPase subunit KdpB, with the protein MGEGHTSATKSMFDPAIVKPAIVDSFRKLHPITQAKNPVMFVVYVGSLLTTVLFGMAVAGHAEASAPFILAITLWLWFTVLFANFAEALAEGRSKAQAASLRQAKKNVPAKQLRSARRDAECLVIDSASLRRGDFVLVESGDVIPADGEVVEGVASVDESAITGESAPVIRESGGDFSAVTGGTRVLSDWIIMKVTVNPGEAFLDRMIAMVEGAKRQKTPNEIALTILLVALTLVLLLATATLLPYSIYSVFVTHAGNPVTITVLVALLVCLIPTTIGGLLSAIGVAGMSRMMQANVIATSGRAVEAAGDVDVLLLDKTGTITLGNRQASQFVPAPGVDERTLADAAQLASLADETPEGRSIAVLAKQRFNLREREMSGLNALFIPFTAQTRMSGVDLADKQIRKGAADAVKRYVESAGGVWPVALATAVDEIARRGSTPLVVAEYDANGARALGVIELKDVVKGGIKERFAELRQMGITTLMVTGDNRLTAAAIAAEAGVDDFLAEATPEEKLATIRKYQAEGKLVAMTGDGTNDAPALAQADVAVAMNSGTQAAKEAGNMVDLDSNPTKLIEIVGIGKQMLMTRGSLTTFSIANDVAKYFAIIPAAFATTYPQLDALNVMRLASPSSAILSAVIFNALIIVVLIPLALKGVKYRPLGAATLLRRNLFVYGLGGILVPFVGIKVIDMIIAAMGWA; encoded by the coding sequence ATGGGCGAAGGGCATACATCGGCGACCAAGTCGATGTTCGACCCCGCCATCGTCAAACCGGCCATCGTGGACTCGTTCCGCAAGCTGCACCCGATCACGCAGGCCAAAAACCCGGTGATGTTCGTGGTGTACGTCGGCAGTCTGCTCACGACCGTGCTGTTCGGCATGGCCGTGGCAGGCCACGCCGAAGCGAGCGCCCCTTTCATCCTCGCGATCACGTTGTGGCTGTGGTTCACGGTGCTCTTCGCGAACTTTGCCGAAGCGCTGGCCGAAGGGCGCAGCAAGGCGCAGGCCGCTTCGCTGCGTCAGGCCAAGAAGAACGTGCCCGCCAAGCAACTGCGCTCGGCACGTCGTGACGCGGAGTGTCTGGTGATCGACAGCGCCAGCCTGCGTCGTGGTGACTTCGTGCTGGTCGAATCGGGCGACGTCATTCCGGCCGACGGCGAAGTCGTGGAAGGCGTGGCGTCCGTCGACGAATCGGCCATCACGGGCGAGTCGGCACCGGTGATCCGCGAGTCGGGCGGCGACTTCTCGGCTGTGACCGGTGGCACGCGTGTGCTCTCGGACTGGATCATCATGAAGGTGACCGTCAATCCGGGCGAAGCGTTTCTCGACCGCATGATCGCGATGGTGGAAGGCGCAAAGCGTCAGAAGACGCCGAACGAAATCGCCCTCACGATTCTGCTCGTCGCGCTCACGCTGGTGCTGCTGCTCGCCACGGCCACGCTGCTGCCGTATTCGATCTATAGCGTGTTCGTCACGCATGCCGGAAATCCGGTCACGATCACGGTGCTCGTTGCGCTGCTGGTATGTCTGATTCCCACGACCATCGGCGGCCTGCTCTCGGCCATCGGTGTGGCGGGCATGAGTCGCATGATGCAGGCGAACGTGATCGCAACGTCGGGCCGTGCGGTGGAAGCCGCGGGCGACGTGGACGTGCTGCTGCTCGACAAGACCGGCACGATCACGCTGGGCAATCGTCAGGCGTCGCAGTTCGTGCCTGCGCCGGGCGTCGACGAGCGCACGTTGGCCGACGCTGCGCAACTTGCATCGCTGGCCGACGAAACGCCGGAAGGGCGCAGTATCGCGGTACTCGCGAAGCAACGCTTCAACCTGCGCGAGCGTGAGATGAGCGGCCTGAATGCGCTGTTCATTCCGTTCACGGCACAAACGCGCATGAGCGGCGTGGATTTGGCCGACAAGCAGATTCGCAAGGGCGCAGCCGACGCCGTCAAGCGTTATGTGGAGTCGGCCGGGGGTGTGTGGCCGGTGGCGCTCGCAACGGCAGTCGACGAGATTGCACGCCGTGGCAGCACACCGCTGGTGGTGGCCGAGTACGACGCGAACGGTGCGCGTGCGCTGGGCGTGATCGAGTTGAAGGACGTGGTCAAGGGCGGCATCAAGGAACGATTCGCCGAGCTGCGTCAAATGGGGATCACCACGTTGATGGTGACGGGCGACAACCGTCTGACGGCCGCGGCGATTGCGGCAGAAGCGGGGGTGGACGACTTCCTCGCAGAAGCCACGCCCGAGGAAAAGCTCGCGACGATTCGCAAGTATCAGGCCGAAGGCAAGCTCGTGGCGATGACGGGCGACGGCACCAACGACGCCCCGGCGCTTGCGCAGGCCGACGTTGCCGTCGCGATGAACTCGGGCACGCAAGCCGCGAAGGAAGCGGGCAACATGGTCGATCTCGATTCGAACCCGACCAAGTTGATCGAAATCGTCGGGATCGGCAAGCAAATGCTGATGACGCGCGGCAGCCTCACCACGTTCTCGATTGCGAACGACGTGGCGAAGTACTTCGCCATCATTCCGGCCGCCTTCGCCACCACGTATCCGCAACTCGATGCGCTGAACGTCATGCGTCTGGCGAGTCCGTCGTCGGCCATTCTGTCGGCGGTGATCTTCAACGCGCTGATCATCGTGGTGCTGATTCCGTTGGCCTTGAAGGGGGTGAAGTATCGCCCGCTCGGCGCTGCGACGCTGCTGCGCCGCAACCTCTTCGTCTACGGTCTGGGCGGGATTCTGGTGCCGTTTGTCGGTATCAAGGTCATCGACATGATCATCGCCGCGATGGGCTGGGCCTGA
- a CDS encoding ABC transporter permease has translation MGFTEVARQAWRMFLRDWRAGELHLLLVALLLAVGALSSVGFLSDRMQGGLERDARQMLAADLVIRSDAPLAPEFTRQAQADGLSTAVIANFPSMASATGENGQTAASRLSSLKAVSDGYPLRGRVRVAPDAGANTPDAPADGIPAPGTVWVDAALLDALHVKPGESIRVGNRTVRIAAVITREMDRGYGFGSLAPRVMMRFDELPSTGLVQFGSRITYRLLVAGTDTQVGKFTAWARPAAEQARGVHLESLEDGQPQVRQTLDRAERFLSLVALLAAVLAAVAVGIASRRYSERHLDACAVMRCLGLPRRALRGMVTLEFVGLGLIGGVLGVALGYAAHWVLLAQLGDVIPAGLPAPTWRPAAFGLASALVMLLGFALPPLLPLSEVAPLHVLRRDVVGGARRQGWLAYGASALAFGALLLFAARDLRLGAMVAGGFVVGAIVFGVLAWLAIRGLAAWARSTGATGGAMGGIGWRYAVAGLRRRGLGSALQVVALGLGLMALLLLAVTRNDLVAGWQHSSPPDAPNRFVIDIQPGQDAPVLTQLHAAGLPDVQLSPMIRARLTAINDKPVTGESYSEERARRLAEREFNLSYTSALPDGNRVTAGQWYGDTDKPQISMEEGIAKTLGLKLGDVLRFEVTGQTIDAPITSLRKLDWGSMRVNFFVVMPPAALRDFPMTWITSFHLAPNQQSVADTLVRQFPNVTVIDTGALLAQIQQILSQVINAVQALFLFTLAAGVLVLYAALAGTRDERMRESGILRALGASSRQLRDVHLAELVTVGALAGLLAALGAGALGWALARYVFEFALTFNPWLPVLGIGAGVLCALMGGWSGLRAVLRQSAVRTLRDV, from the coding sequence ATGGGGTTCACTGAAGTTGCCCGCCAGGCCTGGCGGATGTTCCTGCGCGATTGGCGCGCGGGCGAGTTGCATCTGCTTCTCGTGGCCTTGTTGCTGGCGGTCGGCGCACTCTCCAGCGTAGGTTTTCTCTCCGATCGGATGCAGGGCGGGCTTGAGCGCGACGCGCGCCAGATGCTCGCCGCCGATCTCGTCATTCGCAGCGACGCTCCGCTGGCACCCGAATTCACCCGCCAGGCGCAGGCCGATGGGTTGTCGACGGCCGTCATCGCCAATTTCCCCAGCATGGCCAGCGCGACGGGAGAGAACGGGCAGACGGCCGCGAGTCGTCTCTCGTCGCTCAAGGCGGTGAGCGACGGTTATCCGTTGCGGGGCCGCGTGCGCGTGGCCCCCGACGCCGGGGCCAATACACCGGACGCCCCCGCCGACGGCATTCCCGCGCCGGGGACGGTCTGGGTCGATGCCGCGCTGCTCGACGCGCTGCACGTCAAACCCGGCGAGTCGATCCGCGTGGGCAACCGCACGGTGCGCATCGCCGCCGTGATTACTCGCGAGATGGATCGGGGCTACGGCTTCGGCTCGCTGGCACCGCGCGTGATGATGCGCTTCGACGAATTGCCATCGACCGGCCTCGTGCAGTTCGGCAGCCGCATCACCTACCGTCTGCTGGTGGCGGGCACCGACACGCAGGTCGGCAAGTTCACTGCCTGGGCGCGCCCGGCGGCGGAGCAGGCGCGGGGCGTTCACCTCGAATCACTGGAAGACGGGCAGCCGCAGGTGCGGCAAACGCTCGATCGCGCCGAACGTTTCCTCTCGCTCGTGGCGCTGCTCGCGGCTGTGCTCGCGGCGGTGGCCGTGGGCATTGCGTCGCGCCGGTACAGCGAGCGCCATCTCGACGCCTGCGCCGTCATGCGCTGTCTGGGCCTGCCGCGCCGCGCCTTGCGTGGCATGGTGACACTCGAATTCGTCGGTCTCGGTCTGATCGGCGGCGTGCTGGGCGTCGCGCTCGGTTACGCAGCGCACTGGGTGCTGCTGGCGCAACTCGGCGACGTGATTCCGGCGGGGTTGCCTGCGCCGACGTGGCGACCCGCTGCGTTCGGTCTCGCAAGCGCGCTGGTGATGCTGCTGGGTTTTGCGCTGCCGCCGCTGTTGCCGCTCTCGGAGGTCGCCCCGCTACATGTGCTGCGTCGCGACGTGGTGGGTGGAGCGCGCCGTCAGGGATGGCTCGCGTACGGTGCAAGCGCGCTGGCGTTCGGCGCGCTGCTGCTGTTCGCGGCGCGCGACCTGCGTCTGGGTGCGATGGTGGCCGGTGGGTTCGTCGTCGGCGCAATCGTGTTCGGCGTGCTGGCCTGGCTGGCGATTCGCGGTCTTGCGGCTTGGGCGCGGAGTACCGGGGCGACTGGTGGCGCGATGGGGGGCATCGGCTGGCGGTATGCGGTGGCGGGGTTACGTCGCCGTGGTCTCGGCAGCGCCTTGCAGGTGGTGGCGTTGGGGCTGGGATTGATGGCGCTGCTTCTGTTGGCTGTGACGCGCAACGATCTGGTCGCGGGTTGGCAGCATTCGAGCCCGCCGGACGCACCGAACCGTTTTGTCATCGACATTCAGCCGGGGCAGGACGCGCCGGTGCTCACACAACTTCACGCGGCCGGTCTGCCGGACGTGCAGCTCTCGCCGATGATCCGCGCTCGACTGACGGCCATCAACGACAAGCCGGTGACGGGTGAAAGCTACTCCGAGGAGCGCGCGCGTCGCCTTGCCGAGCGCGAATTCAATCTGTCGTACACGTCGGCGTTGCCCGACGGGAACCGTGTGACGGCGGGCCAGTGGTATGGGGATACCGACAAGCCGCAGATCTCGATGGAAGAGGGCATCGCGAAGACGCTCGGCCTGAAGCTTGGCGATGTGCTGCGATTCGAAGTGACGGGGCAGACCATCGACGCGCCGATCACAAGCTTGCGCAAGCTCGACTGGGGATCGATGCGCGTGAACTTCTTTGTGGTGATGCCACCCGCCGCGCTGCGCGATTTTCCGATGACGTGGATTACGTCGTTCCATCTGGCGCCGAATCAGCAGAGCGTCGCGGACACGTTGGTGCGTCAGTTCCCCAATGTCACCGTGATCGATACGGGCGCGTTGCTTGCGCAGATTCAGCAGATTCTGTCGCAGGTGATCAACGCCGTGCAGGCGCTCTTCCTCTTCACGCTCGCAGCCGGGGTGCTGGTGCTGTACGCCGCGCTTGCCGGTACGCGTGACGAACGCATGCGCGAGAGTGGCATTTTGCGGGCGCTGGGGGCGTCGTCGCGACAGTTGCGCGACGTCCATCTGGCGGAGCTGGTGACGGTCGGTGCGCTGGCCGGGCTGCTCGCCGCGCTGGGGGCGGGCGCGTTGGGGTGGGCATTGGCGCGCTACGTCTTCGAGTTCGCGCTGACGTTCAATCCGTGGCTGCCGGTGCTCGGGATCGGTGCGGGTGTCCTGTGCGCGCTGATGGGTGGCTGGAGCGGTTTGCGTGCGGTGTTGCGTCAGTCGGCCGTGCGCACGTTACGCGACGTGTGA